The Candidatus Hydrogenedens sp. genome includes a window with the following:
- a CDS encoding heparinase II/III family protein, with translation MKLSEIPKIIHTIPYYKKEQLGWYFFTRIRKILPIRLWFNKANIPLMKMDKERLKRYQQYAKLWAEVEENIHPILDKILKGAVMYAGETIPLECLLQKQNISISPLAMYGIHSFEFLWHLCLAYLQSPNNKYAEFAKLWIKNWIKSNPIGKTVGWDPYPTSYRIRYWCLAIYLWKWNDKEILDSLAIQTKWLSKSIEYHLKANHVIQNLAGIIISSATFFPELLPKFLNELEKEVKEQILEDGGHYERCPMYHLHVLIDLLMVMAVLNNPPEYLKGAVSKMTCFLQNMTLSDGEIPLFGDSTFGHFPQPKKILTVALKYNAPSISPELQNARTSFPLTGYYLIKPNHSKPMVELVIRAGAFGPDYQLAHAHCDQLSYELLIQGQRVIVDSGIHGYAKSPYREFQRSTRAHNTVYVTGEEQLEYWGTFRVARRGKSEVLYWEEYNGEPLFVGRFKYYTGTSHTRLLYMLRGQGMLCWDWIHTKNNRTVESLIHLHPNLIPEFTNSFLLINHDKINLCIHPIGQETIEILSGIRDPMQGWYSEQFGNAVPNSVLVLKKKVKDKNISMGYWISFNADKTNIPKGAIKQWVEDIGKKINI, from the coding sequence ATGAAATTATCAGAAATACCTAAAATTATTCATACTATTCCCTACTATAAAAAAGAACAGTTAGGATGGTATTTTTTTACACGGATAAGAAAAATATTACCTATTCGGTTATGGTTTAACAAGGCGAATATACCTCTAATGAAGATGGATAAAGAAAGATTAAAACGGTACCAACAATATGCAAAATTATGGGCGGAAGTAGAGGAAAATATACACCCCATTTTAGACAAAATCCTTAAAGGTGCCGTAATGTATGCAGGAGAAACAATTCCATTGGAATGTCTCCTACAAAAACAGAACATTTCCATTTCCCCTTTGGCAATGTATGGCATTCATAGTTTCGAATTTCTTTGGCATCTCTGCCTTGCTTATCTTCAATCTCCTAATAATAAATATGCAGAGTTTGCAAAGTTGTGGATAAAAAATTGGATAAAATCAAATCCTATCGGCAAAACAGTTGGATGGGATCCTTACCCCACGTCATATCGCATTCGCTATTGGTGTTTAGCAATTTATTTATGGAAATGGAACGATAAGGAGATTTTAGACTCGTTAGCTATTCAAACCAAATGGCTCTCAAAATCTATCGAATATCACTTAAAAGCAAATCATGTTATTCAAAATCTTGCTGGCATTATTATAAGTTCTGCAACATTTTTTCCAGAGTTATTACCTAAATTCCTCAATGAATTGGAAAAGGAAGTTAAAGAACAAATATTGGAGGATGGTGGACACTATGAAAGATGTCCAATGTATCATCTCCATGTGTTAATAGACCTATTAATGGTTATGGCTGTTCTCAATAACCCACCAGAATATTTGAAGGGAGCCGTATCAAAAATGACTTGTTTTTTGCAGAATATGACTCTCTCCGATGGCGAGATTCCTCTCTTTGGAGATTCTACCTTTGGACATTTCCCACAACCAAAAAAAATTCTTACTGTCGCCTTAAAATACAATGCCCCCTCCATTTCCCCAGAATTACAAAACGCAAGGACATCATTCCCTCTTACAGGTTATTATCTTATAAAACCAAACCATAGCAAACCAATGGTCGAGTTAGTCATTCGTGCAGGAGCATTCGGACCCGATTATCAACTTGCCCATGCACATTGTGACCAGTTGAGTTATGAGTTATTAATTCAAGGACAACGGGTTATTGTGGACTCGGGAATCCATGGATATGCCAAAAGCCCATATCGAGAATTTCAACGTAGCACACGAGCCCATAATACAGTTTACGTTACTGGTGAAGAACAACTGGAATACTGGGGGACATTCCGTGTAGCTCGCAGAGGCAAATCGGAAGTGTTATATTGGGAAGAATATAATGGAGAGCCCCTTTTCGTAGGTAGATTTAAGTACTACACAGGCACATCGCATACACGACTCTTGTATATGTTGCGGGGACAAGGAATGTTATGTTGGGATTGGATTCATACAAAAAATAATCGTACAGTAGAAAGTCTAATTCACCTACACCCTAACTTGATTCCTGAATTTACAAATTCATTTCTGTTAATTAATCATGATAAAATAAACCTTTGTATTCATCCTATCGGTCAAGAGACGATAGAAATTTTGTCGGGCATTCGTGACCCGATGCAAGGTTGGTATTCAGAACAGTTTGGTAATGCAGTTCCAAATTCTGTTCTGGTTCTAAAAAAGAAGGTGAAAGATAAGAACATATCCATGGGCTATTGGATTTCTTTTAATGCTGATAAAACAAACATTCCAAAAGGAGCCATTAAACAATGGGTAGAAGATATAGGGAAAAAGATAAACATATAG
- a CDS encoding tetratricopeptide repeat protein: MELKQDASTLKENNNIEMIINTFPTLFRLALLMALVILVGVLAVSTFYLSFGPPIVERLVDNAGENLMKFAQSLEQSRNMEDAKRIYELATKSRFAGEFNRTYVFYRLGYIYWSEQEYEKAVECLKQSVQSEYPQTGAYGLLIDSLLRLNKAQEALPFAEEWIENVKSKEMLADARFYLGKVHDMLNQPEEAEEAWIKGHKLLPGSKSSFELAFFYKKQGDCKNALYYAEACLKSGLLPTREPAIKKLIEQCKGK, from the coding sequence ATGGAATTAAAACAAGATGCGTCAACATTAAAAGAAAACAATAATATCGAAATGATAATAAATACATTCCCAACATTATTTAGATTAGCATTACTAATGGCATTGGTAATACTTGTAGGGGTGTTGGCTGTTTCCACTTTTTATTTATCCTTCGGTCCTCCGATTGTCGAAAGATTGGTTGATAACGCAGGTGAGAATCTAATGAAATTTGCTCAATCTTTAGAACAAAGTAGAAATATGGAAGATGCGAAACGTATTTACGAACTTGCTACCAAATCAAGATTTGCAGGGGAATTTAACCGCACGTATGTATTCTATCGATTAGGATATATTTATTGGTCTGAACAGGAATATGAAAAAGCAGTGGAATGCTTAAAACAATCTGTTCAGTCTGAATATCCTCAGACAGGTGCTTATGGTCTGCTTATTGATTCCCTGCTACGACTAAATAAAGCACAGGAAGCCTTACCATTTGCAGAAGAATGGATTGAAAATGTAAAATCAAAGGAAATGCTTGCAGATGCACGATTTTATTTAGGGAAAGTTCATGACATGTTGAACCAGCCTGAAGAGGCAGAAGAGGCATGGATAAAAGGACATAAATTACTGCCTGGCAGTAAGTCCTCTTTCGAACTCGCTTTTTTTTATAAAAAGCAAGGCGACTGTAAAAATGCTTTATATTACGCGGAAGCATGCCTAAAATCAGGTTTGCTTCCAACCCGAGAACCTGCCATAAAAAAACTAATTGAACAATGTAAGGGTAAATAG
- a CDS encoding winged helix-turn-helix domain-containing protein — MIPETEEILLPLLKTLSDGKEWTAGELENELANYFGLTEEEKKRTFPGKRQKVFYFRVYWATTYLKIAKFVDSQRRNKIGYRWITEKGREILSQNPEKMDTAYLVEHSPEFAYWKENAKKLKMQKRRGIQPDGIPKRKPKETIMKIVKKFVAKTEKDLGEALANITPTIFGKLIIDILNNIGYKGVCEEIGRTSDKEEVVVDGIIKQGENEIVYLQARYGRKRLIDKGEIEKFAKSINEKQGKAGVFITTSFISREAWKYVDTIENPTLIVIDRQKLVENMLKYKIGISVEETYEIIKMDANYFAEPIFAM; from the coding sequence ATGATACCTGAAACTGAAGAAATTTTATTGCCACTCTTAAAAACGCTTTCAGATGGTAAAGAATGGACTGCTGGTGAACTTGAGAATGAATTAGCAAATTATTTCGGTTTGACCGAAGAAGAAAAGAAAAGAACCTTCCCTGGTAAACGGCAAAAAGTATTTTACTTTCGGGTTTATTGGGCAACCACTTATCTAAAAATTGCTAAATTTGTAGATTCACAAAGAAGAAACAAAATAGGATATCGGTGGATTACAGAGAAAGGCAGAGAAATCCTTTCACAAAATCCTGAGAAAATGGATACAGCGTATTTAGTTGAACACTCCCCAGAATTTGCATATTGGAAAGAAAATGCAAAGAAATTGAAAATGCAAAAACGTAGGGGCATTCAGCCCGATGGTATACCTAAAAGGAAACCAAAAGAGACTATCATGAAAATCGTTAAAAAGTTTGTTGCGAAAACCGAAAAAGATCTTGGGGAAGCATTGGCTAATATTACCCCTACAATCTTTGGTAAATTGATTATTGATATTTTGAATAATATCGGCTATAAAGGTGTGTGCGAAGAGATTGGTAGAACCTCCGATAAAGAAGAAGTAGTTGTTGATGGTATTATCAAGCAAGGCGAAAATGAAATTGTTTATCTTCAGGCGAGATATGGAAGAAAACGCTTAATAGATAAAGGAGAAATTGAAAAATTTGCTAAAAGTATTAATGAAAAACAAGGGAAAGCAGGTGTATTTATTACTACCTCTTTTATCTCAAGAGAAGCCTGGAAATATGTAGATACAATAGAAAATCCTACTCTAATAGTTATCGATAGACAAAAACTTGTCGAAAACATGCTTAAATACAAGATTGGTATATCTGTTGAAGAAACCTACGAAATAATAAAAATGGATGCCAATTACTTTGCAGAACCGATATTTGCTATGTAA
- a CDS encoding tetratricopeptide repeat protein gives MGRRYREKDKHIDNNKNIKSENTKEGERKEKLQKSAGIQMQTAFYENLLSRKAVVYVLIPLWILAVVLALSPFVGDPAAPIKYLITAIFVFVLSAVTLFNTWVYEIKFQIKKTLLFITGGFLFFMFLSLLFAGNRMFALNEYYIWITLCFISLFVSVYVLNLKEIYWILTWVTIAIAISSIYGFFQKWGIDPFPWSTKDVEEYRGLPSTYANPNFAGHALLFAVITLIGLLCLYTRELWKSKTGENKKNFKTTLIKTLLYLICFLLTFTHLYFTRMRSARIALFMAIAFMLFYGLWGRKWEVKRILLWGGGLVVIAVIVIIIALGLLAKGYPHGSLPFDNSLNLRFNGYLGAVKMIMHKPILGYGPGNYRYENIPYWTKYEKLWFTIARKRNFHVHSDPLEAMVDAGIPGGIFYYGLILLGFISGLLLAKKYNDSSDGILGVIFSSVFLAFATDACFGFNIRVPVSSAMFFLFLGLTQVKSDDETLTLDIKKARTISTIIAVIFFLLMIQQFRYYSAEVQLQRAKGGIYWTKTYDSPQHAQSRERILERATQHAINGMSVKSWDARFPEITARIYMMRNDHQSALEYFDKALACDKYNPDLWTTRAQCCLNWIYYAQTSKQPLSMTVEKILDEAELSVSNAIKYCELYPDAYEGMARSLFFRTAYIKMSDEEKKEIMQNLVKYADKALENGLKESLPLFQIMIQAYQTLKDYDNSSKIIQRALAIDPANVELWSRYAQIMKQKNYPDEYLTFLEKNFARFKKDAKKMAPTLSQIALMIYQEKLRKTNNSKEATGILIETLKLNPHDLSTWGAVIQTFPAEQRLEQLQKLMLNFKNNQDIPEFITRLNKSQEEIDWLNLSRDVIASIEKDTQQKEPFKTIVLRYAWIAEVSFYVNTKREFDEKPELYANLATIYQKLRFDERALTCFPFASKSTNKTTQMRVMYSWAEILYKKQQYAQAEEKLQSALQVDPNNTQARALLIQTLAQQKKIAEAKFEYQSLKQSLPPNSSTVKSLEQFLAPFLNKQEQ, from the coding sequence ATGGGTAGAAGATATAGGGAAAAAGATAAACATATAGATAATAATAAGAATATAAAAAGTGAAAACACGAAGGAAGGAGAAAGAAAAGAAAAACTGCAAAAAAGTGCAGGGATACAGATGCAAACAGCCTTTTATGAAAACCTATTATCACGCAAAGCGGTTGTATATGTTTTGATTCCTTTATGGATTTTGGCGGTTGTCTTGGCTCTAAGTCCCTTTGTAGGTGACCCCGCCGCCCCTATTAAATATCTAATAACGGCTATTTTTGTTTTTGTTCTTTCAGCAGTGACTCTCTTTAATACTTGGGTATATGAAATCAAATTTCAAATAAAGAAAACACTCCTTTTTATTACAGGTGGCTTTCTGTTTTTTATGTTCCTATCTCTGCTTTTTGCTGGAAATAGAATGTTTGCACTTAATGAATATTACATCTGGATTACCCTTTGCTTTATATCTTTGTTTGTCAGTGTATATGTCTTGAATTTGAAAGAAATCTATTGGATATTGACATGGGTTACCATTGCCATTGCTATATCGAGTATCTACGGCTTCTTCCAAAAATGGGGAATTGACCCTTTCCCATGGTCAACCAAAGACGTAGAAGAATATCGTGGGCTTCCCTCAACCTATGCTAATCCAAACTTTGCTGGGCATGCTCTATTATTTGCTGTTATTACGTTAATAGGACTGCTTTGTTTGTATACACGCGAACTATGGAAATCAAAAACTGGAGAAAATAAAAAAAATTTCAAAACAACACTAATAAAGACCCTATTATATTTAATATGTTTTCTATTAACATTTACACACCTTTACTTTACACGGATGCGAAGTGCCCGTATCGCCTTATTTATGGCAATTGCATTTATGCTCTTTTACGGTCTCTGGGGAAGGAAATGGGAAGTAAAAAGAATTCTATTATGGGGTGGAGGTTTGGTCGTAATTGCAGTCATAGTTATTATTATTGCATTAGGACTCCTCGCAAAAGGCTACCCGCATGGCTCCCTACCATTTGACAACTCATTAAATCTCCGCTTTAATGGCTATCTTGGCGCGGTCAAAATGATTATGCACAAGCCTATTTTAGGCTACGGCCCAGGTAATTATCGATATGAGAACATCCCGTATTGGACAAAATATGAAAAACTATGGTTTACCATCGCAAGAAAAAGAAATTTCCATGTTCATAGCGACCCATTAGAGGCTATGGTTGATGCTGGTATCCCTGGGGGTATTTTTTACTACGGTTTGATTCTACTTGGCTTTATTAGTGGTTTACTATTAGCAAAGAAATATAACGATTCTTCGGATGGTATCTTAGGTGTTATTTTCTCCTCCGTTTTCCTTGCATTTGCAACAGATGCATGTTTTGGATTTAATATCCGTGTTCCTGTGTCCAGTGCTATGTTCTTCCTGTTCCTTGGATTAACACAAGTAAAGTCCGATGATGAGACCCTCACTCTGGACATAAAAAAAGCAAGAACAATATCAACCATTATTGCAGTAATATTCTTTCTTCTAATGATTCAGCAATTCCGTTATTACTCTGCGGAAGTCCAGTTGCAACGAGCCAAAGGTGGTATTTATTGGACTAAAACCTATGATAGTCCCCAACATGCTCAATCACGAGAACGTATTTTAGAACGTGCAACACAACATGCTATAAACGGAATGAGTGTCAAATCATGGGATGCCCGTTTCCCAGAGATTACTGCTCGTATTTATATGATGAGGAATGATCATCAATCTGCCTTGGAATACTTCGATAAAGCACTGGCTTGCGATAAATATAATCCAGATCTATGGACAACCCGTGCTCAATGCTGTCTCAACTGGATATACTACGCTCAAACATCAAAACAACCTCTGAGCATGACCGTTGAAAAAATTTTAGACGAGGCAGAACTGTCTGTCTCAAATGCTATCAAATACTGTGAACTCTATCCAGATGCCTATGAAGGAATGGCTCGCTCCTTATTCTTTAGAACTGCTTATATAAAAATGTCCGATGAAGAAAAGAAAGAAATAATGCAAAACCTCGTCAAATATGCAGATAAAGCATTAGAAAACGGATTAAAAGAAAGCCTACCCTTATTCCAAATTATGATTCAAGCTTATCAAACATTAAAAGACTATGATAATTCTTCAAAAATTATTCAACGAGCACTTGCAATTGACCCAGCGAATGTTGAACTCTGGTCGAGATATGCTCAAATTATGAAACAGAAAAATTACCCCGATGAATACCTTACATTCCTGGAAAAGAATTTTGCACGATTTAAAAAAGATGCAAAGAAAATGGCACCGACTCTTTCCCAGATTGCACTAATGATATATCAAGAAAAATTAAGGAAAACAAATAATAGTAAAGAAGCAACAGGAATACTTATTGAAACGCTCAAATTAAACCCGCATGATTTATCTACATGGGGTGCGGTAATTCAAACGTTCCCAGCAGAACAGAGATTGGAACAACTCCAAAAACTAATGCTGAACTTTAAAAATAATCAAGATATCCCCGAATTTATTACAAGGCTAAATAAATCACAAGAGGAAATAGATTGGCTCAATCTCTCCCGTGACGTAATCGCAAGTATTGAAAAAGATACCCAACAAAAAGAGCCATTCAAAACAATCGTCCTAAGATATGCATGGATTGCAGAGGTCAGTTTCTACGTCAATACAAAACGTGAATTCGACGAGAAACCAGAATTATATGCAAATTTAGCCACTATCTATCAAAAATTACGGTTTGATGAACGTGCATTGACATGTTTCCCATTTGCAAGTAAATCGACAAACAAAACCACACAAATGAGAGTTATGTATTCGTGGGCTGAAATTTTGTATAAAAAACAACAGTATGCCCAAGCAGAAGAAAAATTACAGTCCGCACTTCAAGTAGACCCAAATAACACCCAGGCACGTGCTTTACTTATACAGACATTAGCACAGCAGAAGAAAATTGCGGAAGCAAAATTTGAATACCAATCGCTAAAACAATCTTTGCCACCAAACTCAAGCACGGTGAAAAGTTTGGAACAGTTTTTAGCACCTTTTTTGAATAAGCAAGAACAGTGA